One stretch of Variovorax sp. 54 DNA includes these proteins:
- a CDS encoding tyrosine-type recombinase/integrase, translating into MARELNRLTALEIKNAQPSATPNTPRLIADGGGLYLQVTPQGSKSFLFRYTFNNKPQTLGLGSINSLSLADARELAQRQRSLVQKGVDPKVEREREKARQNTAIEQTFQWCADEYIEAHKDDWKNAKHIYQWRQSLEHFAYPTMGSLPVKDVDVHAVMAVLKPIWRSKTETATRLRGRIERILGWAAVNGYRNSENPARWTAYLSELLPKPSKVAKVVHYPAVPHRKIAQFLRDMHLQKDGMGIRALEFLTLTASRTGEVIGAQWGEFDLEGKVWTVPAERMKGQRIHEVPLSQRAVEIIKGIAHLPDEKYVFRGIKHGTHISNMTMLNVMRRMELEAVPHGMRSTFRDWAADETDFPRELAEAALAHIVGDKTEAAYLRTTRLDRRRVMMDAWAEYCLLPEAMPAAAQDAKK; encoded by the coding sequence ATGGCCCGAGAACTGAATCGACTGACCGCTCTTGAGATCAAGAATGCCCAACCCAGCGCTACCCCCAACACCCCGAGGCTGATCGCCGATGGAGGAGGTCTCTACCTTCAGGTGACGCCGCAGGGCTCCAAATCCTTCCTGTTTCGATACACGTTCAACAACAAACCGCAGACCTTGGGTTTGGGCAGCATCAATAGCCTGAGCTTGGCTGACGCTCGGGAGCTGGCGCAGCGGCAGCGCAGCCTCGTTCAAAAGGGCGTCGACCCCAAGGTCGAGCGCGAACGCGAGAAGGCCCGGCAGAACACGGCCATCGAACAGACATTTCAGTGGTGTGCCGATGAGTACATCGAAGCCCACAAAGACGATTGGAAGAACGCGAAGCACATCTATCAGTGGCGTCAGTCCCTGGAGCACTTCGCGTACCCCACAATGGGCTCGCTCCCCGTAAAGGATGTTGATGTGCATGCGGTCATGGCGGTGCTGAAACCGATCTGGCGCAGCAAGACGGAAACTGCCACGCGGCTTCGCGGGCGGATTGAGCGCATCCTGGGCTGGGCGGCCGTCAATGGCTATCGGAATTCAGAAAATCCGGCCCGCTGGACTGCCTACCTCAGCGAACTGTTGCCCAAGCCGAGCAAGGTCGCCAAGGTTGTTCACTATCCAGCCGTTCCCCATCGCAAGATCGCACAGTTTCTGCGCGACATGCACTTGCAAAAAGATGGCATGGGCATTCGGGCGCTGGAATTTTTGACCCTGACTGCCAGCCGCACCGGCGAGGTGATCGGGGCGCAATGGGGTGAATTCGATCTCGAAGGCAAGGTCTGGACGGTCCCGGCTGAGCGCATGAAGGGACAGCGCATTCACGAAGTACCTCTAAGCCAGCGCGCGGTGGAGATCATTAAGGGCATTGCACATCTGCCCGACGAGAAGTACGTCTTCCGAGGCATCAAGCATGGCACGCACATCTCGAACATGACCATGCTGAATGTCATGCGGCGGATGGAACTCGAAGCTGTGCCCCACGGCATGCGTTCCACCTTCCGAGACTGGGCAGCCGATGAAACCGACTTCCCTCGCGAACTGGCCGAAGCGGCCTTGGCGCACATCGTTGGCGATAAGACCGAGGCCGCGTATCTTCGTACGACGCGACTGGACCGGCGTCGCGTGATGATGGATGCGTGGGCGGAGTATTGCTTGCTTCCAGAGGCTATGCCTGCGGCGGCGCAAGACGCGAAAAAATGA
- a CDS encoding helix-turn-helix domain-containing protein yields the protein MSTSKQIWGDRLKQARLAADLSQKRLGIEAGIDPFVASTRINRYEVGVHEPDYLTARNLAKVLKVPAAFLYAAEDDVADLLFRYGHAKSSTRSAIRKLLADIPSAEELALRHASK from the coding sequence ATGTCGACATCGAAACAGATTTGGGGAGACAGGCTAAAGCAAGCTCGCCTTGCGGCCGATCTGTCCCAGAAGCGACTTGGCATCGAAGCCGGCATTGACCCGTTCGTCGCGAGCACTCGAATCAACCGGTATGAGGTCGGTGTACACGAGCCGGACTACCTCACTGCGCGCAATCTCGCAAAAGTGCTGAAGGTGCCTGCTGCCTTTCTGTACGCAGCGGAAGATGACGTAGCCGACCTCCTCTTTCGGTACGGTCATGCCAAGTCCAGCACTCGCTCTGCAATCCGCAAGCTGTTGGCTGATATTCCAAGTGCTGAAGAACTCGCCTTGAGGCATGCCTCAAAGTGA
- a CDS encoding dienelactone hydrolase family protein, translating into MKKIAIPLLVSLLIAVSGASHAQAPQQDIAFKPTGLEQSFIPGYNCSGFWATPSFKCASIQIPTYVARAKDGSRKALVILNGNAGGLDKRHGDYARFLMEHNINAVVLDSFAARGQSSGTPADLSTGRTKGLDGFNMSIDAMVAAATFGAMPEWTNAKIGYMGESMSGASAINVVRPYIGQIVKQQTGKLRDFDAVVAIYPSCIEKNTIERFKKTPFLIIHGEKDDIALATECERQVTWMNARGGSAEITIIPDEYHDFDGPWRLRRAGAENTSKCANTRTGDKFVLDATGQEFPGTPEGYTAMRDSCKFRGHMSGHRDKERVGYDLWLAHFQKYLLND; encoded by the coding sequence ATGAAGAAGATCGCCATTCCGCTTCTCGTGTCGCTGCTGATCGCAGTGTCTGGCGCCTCGCACGCGCAGGCCCCACAGCAGGACATCGCGTTCAAGCCGACCGGCCTCGAACAATCCTTCATCCCCGGCTACAACTGCTCGGGGTTCTGGGCTACGCCCAGCTTCAAGTGCGCCTCGATCCAGATTCCGACCTACGTGGCGCGCGCCAAGGACGGCAGCCGCAAGGCATTGGTGATCCTCAACGGCAACGCCGGCGGGCTGGACAAGCGGCATGGTGACTACGCGCGCTTCCTGATGGAGCACAACATCAATGCCGTGGTGCTCGACAGCTTTGCGGCGCGCGGCCAGTCCAGCGGCACACCGGCCGATCTTTCGACGGGCCGCACCAAGGGGCTGGACGGCTTCAACATGTCCATCGACGCAATGGTGGCTGCGGCAACGTTTGGCGCGATGCCGGAATGGACGAACGCCAAGATCGGCTACATGGGCGAAAGCATGTCGGGGGCATCAGCGATCAATGTCGTGCGACCTTACATCGGGCAGATCGTCAAACAGCAAACGGGCAAGCTGCGCGACTTCGATGCCGTCGTCGCCATCTACCCGTCCTGCATCGAAAAGAACACGATAGAGAGGTTCAAGAAGACGCCATTCCTGATCATCCACGGAGAGAAGGACGACATCGCCCTGGCTACCGAGTGCGAGCGGCAGGTCACGTGGATGAACGCGCGTGGCGGCAGCGCGGAGATCACGATCATCCCGGATGAATATCACGACTTCGATGGGCCGTGGCGTCTGCGAAGAGCTGGCGCCGAAAACACCAGCAAGTGCGCCAACACCCGCACTGGCGACAAGTTCGTGCTGGACGCCACCGGTCAGGAGTTTCCTGGCACGCCGGAGGGCTACACCGCAATGCGCGACTCCTGCAAGTTCCGCGGCCACATGAGCGGCCATCGCGACAAGGAGCGCGTCGGCTACGACCTCTGGCTCGCGCACTTTCAGAAGTACTTGCTGAACGACTGA
- a CDS encoding SDR family NAD(P)-dependent oxidoreductase, with translation MSDASNTPHVVITGAAGALGRAVAQHFLDQGARLALVDHHAGRLAEVFPGLDNSQHLLLAGDVTSAPDMAALTGQVLQAFGRVDALVHIAGGFEMGEATHALTRASWDRMMNLNAWSFVAVTQAVLPSMIERRAGRIIAVTAKVAARGLPAMAAYIASKSALQRLVESMAAEAAPHGVNINSVAPSVLDTPANRQAMPDANPAEWVSTTVAAQTIGFLASPGAAALHGQHLTLDA, from the coding sequence ATGAGCGATGCAAGCAACACCCCCCACGTCGTGATCACCGGCGCCGCGGGCGCACTGGGCCGGGCCGTGGCCCAGCACTTTCTTGACCAGGGCGCACGGCTCGCGCTGGTCGACCACCACGCCGGTCGCCTGGCCGAAGTCTTTCCGGGCCTGGACAACTCGCAGCACCTGCTGCTCGCCGGCGACGTGACCTCGGCGCCCGACATGGCCGCGCTCACCGGCCAGGTGCTGCAGGCTTTCGGCCGCGTCGATGCGCTGGTGCACATCGCCGGCGGCTTCGAGATGGGCGAAGCGACGCACGCACTCACGCGCGCGAGCTGGGACCGGATGATGAACCTCAACGCCTGGTCGTTCGTTGCCGTCACGCAGGCCGTGCTGCCTTCGATGATCGAGCGCCGCGCGGGCCGCATCATCGCGGTGACCGCCAAGGTGGCGGCGCGCGGCCTGCCGGCGATGGCGGCGTACATCGCGTCGAAGAGCGCGCTGCAGCGGCTCGTGGAATCGATGGCGGCCGAGGCTGCGCCGCACGGCGTGAACATCAACAGCGTCGCGCCCAGCGTGCTCGACACGCCGGCCAACCGCCAGGCAATGCCCGACGCGAATCCGGCCGAGTGGGTTTCCACGACGGTCGCGGCGCAGACCATCGGCTTCCTGGCATCGCCGGGCGCCGCGGCACTGCACGGCCAGCACCTGACGCTCGACGCCTGA
- a CDS encoding Na/Pi cotransporter family protein: protein MTDWQWIFSAVSAIALFLYGLSGFSRELLDAGGTRLQQWLARATANRFVAALLGAGFTALIQSSSAVTSLAIALVDGGVLSFSASLAILIGANVGTTATAWLVSLKLTALGPIALSLGALLSALAPARWKPIGKVLFYFGFVLFALDLIGNELLPLRNNPAVVSALAQAGSPWIGVLAGIVITALLQSSSVTTGLAVVLVQQQVLATEAAIYLVVGANVGTTVTGLIASASMGMLARKTALINTGFKLAGAALFAPALVLFAQTVARHAPTPEMAVAMAHLIFNVISSALFLILLPLYVKPLERWARRTG from the coding sequence ATGACCGACTGGCAATGGATCTTCTCGGCCGTGAGCGCGATCGCGCTGTTTCTCTACGGCCTGTCGGGCTTCTCCCGTGAGCTGCTCGACGCAGGCGGCACACGGCTGCAGCAATGGCTGGCCCGCGCCACCGCCAACCGCTTCGTCGCAGCACTGCTGGGCGCCGGCTTCACGGCGCTGATCCAGTCGTCGTCGGCCGTGACTTCGCTCGCGATCGCACTGGTCGACGGCGGCGTGCTGAGCTTCAGCGCGTCGCTGGCCATCCTGATCGGCGCGAACGTCGGCACCACGGCCACGGCCTGGCTGGTTTCGCTCAAGCTCACGGCGCTCGGCCCGATCGCGCTGTCGCTGGGCGCGCTGCTGTCCGCACTGGCGCCCGCGCGCTGGAAGCCGATCGGCAAGGTGCTGTTCTATTTCGGCTTCGTGCTGTTTGCGCTCGACCTGATCGGCAACGAGCTCCTGCCGCTGCGCAACAACCCCGCCGTGGTCTCCGCGCTGGCGCAGGCCGGCTCGCCCTGGATCGGCGTGCTGGCGGGCATCGTCATCACGGCCCTGCTGCAAAGCTCGTCGGTCACGACGGGCCTGGCGGTGGTGCTGGTGCAGCAGCAGGTGCTTGCGACCGAGGCCGCCATTTATCTCGTGGTGGGCGCCAACGTCGGCACCACGGTGACGGGCCTGATCGCCTCGGCGTCGATGGGCATGCTGGCGCGCAAGACTGCGCTCATCAACACCGGCTTCAAGCTGGCCGGCGCGGCGCTGTTCGCGCCCGCGCTGGTGCTGTTCGCGCAGACCGTGGCACGGCACGCGCCGACACCCGAAATGGCGGTGGCGATGGCGCACCTGATCTTCAACGTGATCAGCTCGGCGCTGTTTTTGATCCTGCTGCCGCTGTACGTCAAGCCGCTGGAGCGCTGGGCGCGCCGCACCGGCTGA
- a CDS encoding site-specific integrase — MADKVSLSRSPVASAARNTPRPAPPTRFEATSATVDGFTAAAQSEATRRAYAGDLKHFRKHGGKIPATPQMVANYVAQFAGVHAVATLNRRLIALHQAHTEQGLTSPVMDRLVKRTMQGIRRTFGVAQRRVKALVKTDLLEMLVMVNRQKPMKAARDRALLLIGFAGALRRSELVAIQCADVTRFEGGAEIHLPRSKTDQVGAGRTVWVPHAKDAERCPVAALDQWLALSGVSQGPVFRWVSRHDNLVGDKGLTSQSVALVVKRSVKRVHGAAATKAVSGHSLRAGYCTEAALVGMAPWQIREQTGHKSDVTLAKYIRPITKRKIPSLL; from the coding sequence ATGGCTGACAAAGTGTCGCTGAGCCGCTCACCGGTGGCATCGGCGGCGCGCAACACGCCCAGGCCGGCACCGCCAACGCGTTTTGAGGCGACTTCCGCGACAGTCGATGGCTTTACCGCAGCGGCCCAGTCGGAGGCGACGCGACGAGCCTATGCGGGCGACCTCAAACACTTCCGAAAGCACGGTGGCAAGATACCGGCCACGCCGCAGATGGTGGCCAACTACGTCGCGCAATTCGCGGGTGTGCACGCGGTGGCAACTCTGAATAGACGCCTCATTGCTTTGCACCAGGCGCACACCGAGCAGGGCCTCACATCGCCCGTCATGGATCGCCTGGTCAAGCGCACCATGCAGGGCATTCGGCGCACCTTCGGCGTGGCACAGCGCCGTGTGAAGGCGCTGGTGAAGACGGACCTGCTGGAGATGCTGGTGATGGTCAACCGGCAGAAGCCGATGAAGGCGGCACGCGACCGGGCGTTGTTGTTGATCGGGTTCGCAGGGGCGCTGCGGCGCTCCGAGTTGGTGGCGATCCAGTGCGCCGACGTCACGCGCTTCGAGGGGGGCGCGGAGATTCACCTCCCTCGATCTAAGACGGATCAAGTGGGCGCAGGCCGTACCGTGTGGGTTCCACATGCGAAAGACGCCGAACGTTGCCCCGTTGCGGCGCTCGACCAATGGCTGGCGCTCTCGGGTGTTAGCCAAGGCCCGGTGTTCCGCTGGGTCAGCCGGCATGACAACTTGGTCGGTGACAAGGGACTGACTTCGCAGTCCGTGGCGTTGGTCGTCAAGCGGTCGGTGAAGCGCGTGCACGGAGCCGCCGCTACCAAGGCAGTCTCCGGCCACAGCCTGCGCGCGGGCTATTGCACAGAGGCTGCGCTCGTCGGCATGGCGCCATGGCAGATACGCGAGCAGACCGGGCACAAGTCGGACGTGACGCTGGCCAAGTACATCCGGCCGATCACCAAACGCAAGATCCCGAGCCTACTGTGA